TTTGTATTTGCGCCTAATGTGCTATTTTTTACTTCGACAAAGTTTCCAATATGCACAGCTTCTCCAATAACTGATTTTGGTCTTAAATGAGCAAAAGGCCCAACGGTTGCGTGTTCATCGATGTGTGAATACTCTACGACCGATTGTTTAATTTCAACATTATCGCTAACGACACTTGAATCAATTTCAGAATTAGCTCCAATAAAACAATTAGATCCAATCGTCGTTTGCCCTTTAAGACTTACACCCGCTTCAATGATGGTATCCGAACCAATTTGAACATCCACTTCAATATACGTTGTTAAAGGGTTAATCAAGGTTACGCCGTTACGCATATGTTCTTCATTAATTCTTCGCGTTAATGTTTGACCTGCTTTAGCTAAGGCCACCCGATCATTGACCCCAATGGCTTCTTCCATATCTTCTAAAATGTGTGCAGAAACTAAATTGCCATCATTTTTCATTATCTCTACCACATCAGGTAAATAATATTCCCCTTGTGCATTATTATTGGTGACACGTTCTAAGGCTGCAAACAGTTTTTGATTATCAAAGACATATGTGCCGGTATTAATTTCTCTGACGCTTAATTCCGTTTCACTCGCATCTTTTTGCTCAACAATTTTTACAACCGCTTGATTAGAATCCCTAATAACGCGCCCGTAACCTGTTGCATCATCAACGATTGCGGTTAAAATGGTTGCTGAAGATCCACTCTGTTCATGTGCTTCAAACAATTGGTTTAATGTCTTGCTCGTTAATAGTGGTGTGTCACCACAAATAACCAATGTACTGCCTGCTTTATTCCCTAATAAATCCTTAGCTTGCAAAACAGCATGGCCTGTCCCTAATTGCTCGGCTTGATACGCATATGTCGAACGTTCACCTAAAACGGCTTCAACTTGTTCTGAACCAAAACCAACAATTGACACAATATCTTCAACCTGGCTTTGTTGAACGGCTCTAATAACATGTTCCACCATAGATAATCCGTTAATAGCATGTAACATTTTTGGCAAACTCGATTTCATCCGAGTTCCCTTTCCAGCAGCTAACACGACAGCCAATCGCTTACCCATCCAAACACCCCTTATGTGATTTAAATCATTTATAGAATTCATCTATATTATAGTAGAAAACTAGTTATATTTAAACAGCCAGCGACTATTCTATGCAAAAATTGTTCCTTTTTCGACAGCAAGTTCAAATTTACTATTTTCTTGATTATAAACAATCTCTACTTTAATGATTGATTGATACTCAGGCAAGTGAATTTGCTTCTCCGGAGAATTATCAACCAACACACAAATACTATCCACATGGCTATCAAATTCATGTATCAAGGAAATTAAACCTTCCATCGTACCACCATTTCGCATAAAATCATCAACCACTAGCACATGACTATCTGCTTTTAAGCTGGATTTACTTAATTCCATTTTTTTTACCGTTCGATGAATACCCGAAACGTAATTAATTGATATAGTTGATCCTTCGGTGTCTTGCGAGTCGCGACGAACAATTAAATAATCCACATTTAAAAAGCGAGCAACCGCCGAAGCTAAGCCAATTCCTTTGGTTTCTATGGTGACAACAGCATCGATTTTCCTATCTTGATAATGCGCAGCAATCAATTTGGCAATTGAATCTACTAATGAAGGTTGCTGTAAAATATCCGTTAAGTAAATATAATTACCTGGCAGGATTCGTTTACCCGTTTTTAATTGTTGGATAAGTGTCTTAATCAGTTGTTGGATTTCTTTATCACCTAATTGAGGTTGATAAATTACACCACCAGTAACACCAGAAACTGTTTTAATGGTTCCCATTTGATTTTCCGCTAAAACCCCACGAATAAAATCCAAGTCTTCACTAATAGATGATTTAGCACAATTGAAATAATTAGCAAAATAAGACAAGTGTACTAATTGATTAGGGCGTTCAGTTAAGTATTGCGTAATATATACTAGACGATGATTCCGCCTAACTTTAGTTGGTTGGTTCATT
This window of the Fundicoccus culcitae genome carries:
- the purR gene encoding pur operon repressor, whose amino-acid sequence is MNQPTKVRRNHRLVYITQYLTERPNQLVHLSYFANYFNCAKSSISEDLDFIRGVLAENQMGTIKTVSGVTGGVIYQPQLGDKEIQQLIKTLIQQLKTGKRILPGNYIYLTDILQQPSLVDSIAKLIAAHYQDRKIDAVVTIETKGIGLASAVARFLNVDYLIVRRDSQDTEGSTISINYVSGIHRTVKKMELSKSSLKADSHVLVVDDFMRNGGTMEGLISLIHEFDSHVDSICVLVDNSPEKQIHLPEYQSIIKVEIVYNQENSKFELAVEKGTIFA
- the glmU gene encoding bifunctional UDP-N-acetylglucosamine diphosphorylase/glucosamine-1-phosphate N-acetyltransferase GlmU, yielding MGKRLAVVLAAGKGTRMKSSLPKMLHAINGLSMVEHVIRAVQQSQVEDIVSIVGFGSEQVEAVLGERSTYAYQAEQLGTGHAVLQAKDLLGNKAGSTLVICGDTPLLTSKTLNQLFEAHEQSGSSATILTAIVDDATGYGRVIRDSNQAVVKIVEQKDASETELSVREINTGTYVFDNQKLFAALERVTNNNAQGEYYLPDVVEIMKNDGNLVSAHILEDMEEAIGVNDRVALAKAGQTLTRRINEEHMRNGVTLINPLTTYIEVDVQIGSDTIIEAGVSLKGQTTIGSNCFIGANSEIDSSVVSDNVEIKQSVVEYSHIDEHATVGPFAHLRPKSVIGEAVHIGNFVEVKNSTLGANTKAGHLTYIGDADLGEDINVGCGTIFVNYDGKHKHRSTVGNQAFIGCNANIVSPVNIGKRTFIAAGTTVTKDVEDEALAISRVDQRNIANYWKKLQNK